Proteins from a genomic interval of Schistocerca piceifrons isolate TAMUIC-IGC-003096 chromosome 3, iqSchPice1.1, whole genome shotgun sequence:
- the LOC124788296 gene encoding LOW QUALITY PROTEIN: translocon-associated protein subunit gamma (The sequence of the model RefSeq protein was modified relative to this genomic sequence to represent the inferred CDS: inserted 1 base in 1 codon), whose translation MKGGKQAKAFTKEEELLLQDFSRNVSTKSSALFYGNAFIVSAIPIWLFWRIHMIDVYSSLLSFVIVTLLSTYLVALAYKNTKFVLKHKVAVKREEAVTREMTKKLAEDKKMSKKEKDERILWKKNEVADYEATTFSXFYNNALFLALVIFSSFYILKTFTPAVNYVFSVGAAGGLLALLSTGSH comes from the exons ATGAAGGGTGGCAAACAAGCTAAAGCGTTTACGAAGGAAGAGGAACTGTTGCTACAAGATTTCAGTAGAAATGTGTCGACCAAATCCTCCGCATTGTTTTATGGAAATGCTTTTATAGTTTCTGCTATCCCCATAT GGCTCTTTTGGAGGATCCACATGATAGATGTCTACTCATCTTTACTATCGTTCGTAATTGTTACTCTCTTGAGCACATACCTTGTTGCACTGGCGTATAAAAATACGAAGTTTGTTTTGAAGCATAAG GTTGCTGTTAAACGTGAGGAAGCTGTTACCAGAGAAATGACAAAGAAATTGGCAGAAGATAAGAAAatgagcaagaaagaaaaggatgaaCG AATTCTATGGAAGAAAAATGAAGTTGCTGATTATGAAGCCACAACGTTCT ATTTTTATAACAATGCACTATTTCTGGCGCTAGTTATATTTTCCAGCTTCTATATACTAAAGACATTTACACCTGCAGT TAATTATGTATTTTCAGTTGGAGCAGCAGGTGGTTTGTTGGCATTGCTATCGACTGGCTCACACTGA